Part of the Zea mays cultivar B73 chromosome 4, Zm-B73-REFERENCE-NAM-5.0, whole genome shotgun sequence genome is shown below.
AAAGCATATCATTtcgtttaacttctaaagcaagtgaattttgtgcactaacaaatttatcatgctcttcatacaacaaatcctcttgcttttctaaaagtctatccttttcattcaaggcatcaattaactcattaattttgccaattttaattctatccaaacctttaaataaactagaatagtctatctcatcgtcatcactagaatcatcacttgaagaagcataatggccatggttgccccgcctcctcctccgtcggtgggggaggtgacgggacaaacccggatgttgttcttccgccatgtggggaagacgtcgttgattccgccgccggcgggcgggctgacggtcgcCATTGTCACTgttgcgcggcggaggaaggagtatcatgtcgtagctgccgtcgagggacatgaactcaagattcccgaaacggagcatcgttccgggttggaaaggttgctggagactacccatctggagcttggcgggaagctgttcgtcaacacgcagcaggcccctacctggcgcgccaactgtcggcgtttcgacctcgggggggggggggagggtccccggaccgacgagtaaattgtcgctgcgtgtcccagcccagatgggtcggcgcgagacgggacacaaaggggggagaacagtaaggggaaaccgcggccttcgtgttgtcctgcgcccagggcggatggatgcgcttgcagtagggggttacaagcgttcgtgtgggagagagagagagtgagagccttatgcgtcggtccgttctcccgcgcggccaaccttttcgtacgagagccctggaccttccttttataggcgtaaggagagggtccaggtgtacaatggggggtgtagcagtgtgctaacgtgtctagcagagaggagctagagccctaagtacatgccgtcgtggcagtcggagaggttttggcaccctgttcatgtaatgtcgtggccgtcggaggagcgctggagccctgcggtagtacagctatcggggctgtcagatccttgctgatgtctccttgctgacgtaaggggctgggagcttccgtcgtcatggagcgtgcggggtgtcatcattacttgtttactggggcgagccagatgggacgccggtcttgttccccgtagcctgagctagctaggggcagggtaatgatggcccctctggcgacgtggccggtccggacccgagtttgggcgaggtggcgattcctccgaggtcgaggttgagtccgagccctggggtcgggcgaggcggagtccatcgtcttccggagccgaggctgagtccgagccctggggtcgggcgaggcagagttcgtcgtcttctaagtcgtggttgagtccgagccctggggtcgggcgaggcggagtttgtcgtcttctaagtcgtggttgagtccgagccctggggtcggacgaggcgaagtccatcttccgaggccgagacgggggccgaaccctggggtcgggcgaggcggagcttcctatgtcgcccgatgctggacttagctgctgtcgacctcactctggcgagtggcacggcagtcggagcagggcaggcggcgctgttttcttgttaggtcggtcagtggagcggcgaagtgactgcggtcacttcggctctgtcgactgaagagcgcgcgtgaggataaggtgtcaggcgatccttgcattaaatgctttctgcgatacggtcggttgccgtggcgatctggccaaggttgcttctctgcgaagactgggcctcgggcgagccgaaggtgtgtccgttgcttgagggggccctcgggcgagacgtgaatcctccggggtcggctgcctttgcccgaggctgggctcgggcgaggcgagatcgtgtcccttgagtggaatgAGCCTtggccttaatcgcgcccatcaggcctttgcagctttgtgccgatggggttaccagctaagattaggagtcttgggggtacccctaattatggtccccgacactattttTATAGAAATTGTATTaaataataaagatgtgacattgatttaTGTACCCTGAGTCATCGTATATATTAGACTTGATCATATCACACATATGAAATGCATCTATATTtatccttaaatctgggtgttacACCACCAATTAGCTCGATGGTATCACTTTTGTAAGTTGTCCGCTTAGTGGAAATCAAACTGTTGGTATATGACTGTCTTGACTTTGAAACTTTCTTTTTATTTAGGTTTTTTTGAATGGTTGCTCGGGATAACAACCATTCGGTAAGATAATTTCATTGGCTCTCATTCACCTCTGTATAGTCGTTTTTGTCGGTCCTTTAATTCAAGTCGGTCTAAAGCTCAAAAACTTGTCGATACTATGTCATTGGTGCTGATTGCTGAAAAGATAAAAATAAGGGAAGATATAGGGTATAGATTAGGATGAGCCACCACATAGTTGCCAGTGGATAGGCCTTTCCCTGCAAGGCTGATGTTTTGGTAGTAATCCAATCCGACGAAAAAATTAGGTTTCGAATATAAAGCACAACAACACTGCACatgattttcggcggccaggactCAGCCGTCGAAAATAAGAAGAGCTTAGGCGCCGAAAATAAGCTTATTTTCGGTGGCTTCTGACACGACCGTCGAAAATAAACTCATTTTCGGTGGCTACCAacaaagccgccgaaaataagctcttATTTTCGGCGGTCAAGCCCTGGCCGCCGAAATTAGCCTTTTTAAACGTCTGGCTCCTTTCTTACTCCCTGTTTCCTCTCGACGCCGGCTTTCCTCTCTCTCCCAGCCCCCGCCCCGGCCGCGCAGCTCGCCGCGCCGCCCCAGTCCCACCACTCTCGTCGCCCGGCAGCCGTCGAGCTCTCCTCCCGCCACCGCTCCGTGCGCCGAGCCCTTCTCATTCAAAAGGTTTTTTGGTGAACTATGATGTATTTATGAAGAATTGTGATATTTTATGTTAAATATAGGTAATTCTGGAATTACTGTTTCTGTCATAATATTATGATTATATTGTTGTTGAAATTACTGTTTTTATATTTCTTTCTTACTTTTTCTCTGAAATTACTTATTTTCGGCGACCATGTgacggccgccgaaaataagcctggCCAAATTTTGGTGGCTTATGCGTgggcagccgccgaaaataacttaTTTTCGGTGGTTGAGCTTTGGCCGTCGAAAATTAGTAGTTATATTCGGCTAAATTTTTTGGCGATTGAAAGATATAGTCAGATATGTGTCTTTTAGAAATACTTTTGCGCTTAAAACATTATTTTTATGTCGGCACAAGTATTTATGATGTCATCGGTAATATTTGTAAAGAAAAAAAACAGCGCCCATTCTTGCAATACAAACTGACAATGGACACAAAAATTACATACCAGCTTGTTCGTTGACCTTAATTCGCATCAACTTATACTGGTTTTATAGTGTTTCTGTCTCTATATGTTGGACACCTGCATTATATGAAGCAGCGCATTTATTTTTTTGAAACTTAAGAAAGTTGGACATACAATAAATATTACAGAAATATTAGTTTATTTAAGGAGAGGCACGCATCAACAGCGGCAacatttatttgcttcttctcagAAGCGGAACCCGGCAATGGCATCGACGAGGATGCATGCATCCTTCTTCTACTTGGTGCTAGCGCTAGACATCGAAGCAGCTGCGGCGGGAGTGCAGCGGCGCTCGCAGAAGTTGACGAGGATGTCGGCGCAGCGGTAGGCGTGCACGGGCGGGATGTCGACGCCATCGTCGGCGGTGTACCTGATGCACTGCTTGCACTCTGGGTGGCACCCGACCGTCGAGAAGTCCAGGCATTGGCACTGCGGCGGGTAAGACAGGTAGCAGAAACCGCACTTGTCGCAGCATGGCCACGAGCTCGTTCCGGCGTCGTCCACGGCGGCGACTACCGCCCCTCCGTCTTCCTCCTCCGTCCCTGCATGCATGCCGTGGCCACCATGCAGCAAATATAGCCAACGGGTGCGCGTATACCTTACCAAGCGATTCTTCTGGAAAAAATTTGAAGGAACAACAAGCTCTCACCTTTGCTGAGTGGCAGAGCTGCAAGGACGACGATAACAGCCAGTGTGACGAGTAACACCTGAGGCCTCATGGTTTGGTTCTCTCGGCCGGCAACTTTGTTGCTTTGATTTCCTCCTAGCTTCCTACTGTGTAGTAGTATTGATCGACGACGGAGACCGTATGAGGCTCGAGGGCTTCTTATAGGAGGGAGGGGGCTTCGCCGGATTGTTGTTGAGCACCATTTATGACACTGAGTCGATCTAAAGATTGTTCTTATGAAGACCTTGCATGAACAATGATTATTATTGTGCATCCATGAATGATGAGAATTGTTAACGACGACGAGACTTGTATTGGAGAGGTCATATAAAAATAAATATACAGTACAGCAGTTCACTGGCATGCACTGCACTTAACAGTTAGAAAACTAATTAACCTAGCAAGCATGCAGCTAGCTAATTAATTTTGGGTGGTTGGTTTGGTTGATGAGCGCACGACCATGCATCAAGCAGACTACACGTGTACTAACATGCATGTCTTACCTGGTAGTATATAGTTGGCATTTTGCTTACGCGCGCGTCTGATCGaccgtgtgtgtatatatatattctGACCATGTCTGACCCTACAAAATATTGTATCACCGAATACATGTGCAATTATTTCACCGTACCTGCCTCTCTCTTTATTTGACCAACAATCTGGCTAAGTAGTTTAGCTACGTGTGATCACAATATGTCCATCATATGGGCTGACGATGACAAGAACAAAAAACTATAGCCTATATATATAGCAGCAGCCCAGATGTCcatcacaatatatatatatatatatatatatatatatatatatatatatatatatatatatatatatatatatatatatactacctattaagacggtaaggggtaggctgcccgattccgtgttctgccattcccattccgtcCTCACTGCAAAGCCcggtctttctcattccccctccctgcaaagcccattcacatttccattcccggctatcacgtgtctttctcattccccctccctaCAAAGCCCATTCACATTTCTATTCCCGGCTATcacgtgtctttctcattccccctcccacaAAGCCTATTcacattcccacgtgcatcccacgcctagctaaaattaaattaaaaaaacaggctccaaggggattcgaacccgcgacctctcaaataaatgtgtttgtagctaccactacaccacatgtgtttttatgtctacatctattatagtaaagacatataatacatctctcccgaagcccacctgctacccttgcacaatgtgtagtagtagataagtatcactgagattattaaattatatttttggattgagggagtagtatttaaagaagagccttgcatgcaatttcttttgtttgaataatgttttcaacttaaatacttttttttgcatgtgtaacatttattctccataatatttttccatggatctaacttataaatcattttcacaaaccaatgccaaagatgaatccatgtttcttacttggaaaccccgaacaaacaccactagcacgaggcgctcgcgttggcgtcgctcaccgacgacgagaagaaacttggcgactgccagttcgaactctggaagcagtcctacatggcccatgcgccgctgtgtacggcaagctccggcgcagccgccgcttggacgtggtccagagcggctgcaccgcgctgtccatcgtcaaacatggggacctcatggtcgtcgccaatgtcgacgactctcgggttgttctgggcatcgcaacctacgacgacgccatcacgccgtctagctcatcatccacctgaagcctaacctgccacgtaagtcgctactgaccgaccaTGAATTCTTGCGCGCTGGAATGATGaccattgttgttgttgtgtgagtgtcctcgaacaagatgtatgtagaggagtagcacatccggtggtgcaacgaccaggtgtactacctcgctgatgagtgcACTTCATttagcagcccagccaagagtgatcggtactcaccatatcacgcgcgttcgacgactattatatcaaggattgtggcatcatctcgacaccggaggtgagcagaggtggaccgacaacaatgaccactcaccatcgtcggggtaccttttgtgccggcctgcctttaattctcttcgcaaacacacacttgtattttttttgtttaagcaagcgtgtatggtggtgcgtgcctgatgactaacgatgtacgacggaacttctaccggcaggtgtggcacgtgctctccaataatgagaccatgcaaatcatgacatatatcgaagtctgcatgatactgatggttgcaatgtagtagtgaaacaactaaattaaaataacaaaatttatgtatggctaggatcacaaatggattatgaaatattttcttataacaatataagacacattttgtatataagttatcatggtattatatgttcccgttgcaacgcacgagtactgacctagtatatatatatgaaaGGAGAGAAAGATAGAGACAAAGCTGAGACAGAGTGATAGAGATGGGTTAGTTTATCATCATCAGTAACTAGTAGCTAATACCATTTATAGCAAGTATAATAGGGTGACGTAGGCGGGCTGCAAGATATGCCACATCGGATTTATGGTGATGTGGAGGAAAGAGAAATGGAGATAATAGAAGCGAGCTACTCACTAATAGACAGTTGAGAGCATGATGCTCACGAACTCCAAGACAGATTGTGAGAGAAAAAGATGAGCCAATTATTAAATGTACTTATGTACACGTTGCGTTATCGTATGACTAGACTTTTAGTTGACTATATGTGACATTGTAATATTATAAAGCTCGTTGTGAGctatattattaaacttgctctTAGCCCATAACTGATGGATCCCGGATATCCACAACTGCCATCCGGATCCCCAGCCAGGGGAGGTCCAAGGCTACCACGTCTGTATGCACTCCTAGCCCCCGCTCCCTGCTCACGCAGGGAGCcggtgctgccacgtggcctgtgACGCATCGTGAAAGGCGCTAGGCATAGCCTGACACGAGCCTCTAGTGTGGGGCACCCACATTTAATACTGGCAGGAGGCACGCCTGTTTGCACAAGTCACTGACGGCGTGCGCCCCGCATTAAATGTAAGCGACGTGTGCAGAGTTCGCAAGGCCTGGGCCACACCTAGGGATGAAAACTGTTTTCGAAAATTCTGTAACCAGGGCTTCATGATCGTATCGTTTTCATAAAGACAATATCGTTTCCGTA
Proteins encoded:
- the LOC100280479 gene encoding Bowman-Birk type trypsin inhibitor precursor, producing MRPQVLLVTLAVIVVLAALPLSKGTEEEDGGAVVAAVDDAGTSSWPCCDKCGFCYLSYPPQCQCLDFSTVGCHPECKQCIRYTADDGVDIPPVHAYRCADILVNFCERRCTPAAAASMSSASTK